AAATCCAAAATCCGAATGCTTGTCCCACTGACTCGCCAAAAATTTAATCAACTCATTCCTTTAATTGCTACTGGCCCGCAGTATAAGTATTACTGGGGAAAATTTCCAGATTTTTTACAGAGGCTGTTAATTTCTGTGGTCATTGCAGCTGTTTATGTGTTAATAAGGCTTTTTGCCATGCCTGGTTTTGGCCCCATTCTATTTGTCCTGGGAGTAATTGGTGCTTTTTACTGGCTGTGGGGGCCTGTATTTTGGGCGAGTATGCGAAATGCCAAATGTCGCCGTTACAAATATAGTGGCTTTTTCCGTGGTCGGGTTTTGGATTGGTGGATTACAGACGAATTGATTGGTAAACAGGAAACCGTTGACAACAAAGGTGATTTGGTAATAGTAGAAAACCGGGAAAAGCGAATCAACCTGGAAGTAGGTGACGAAACCGGATTTACAGCTCAACTTAGAGCGCCATTACGGGTAGAGCATAAAGTAATTGCTCGTGGTCAAAAAGTAGAAATGGTGGTAATGTCAAATCGTCCTGACTTGAGCAAAATTGAAGAAATTACCGATATCTATATTCCTAGTCGGGATTTGTGGGTCAGTGATTATCCTTATTTGCGACGAGATTATTTTCCTGAAGTTAGTCGTCGTTTACGCGATCGCCCAGCAGAAAGACCCCGCAGACGTCGACCACCAGAGGAACAAAGGGATAGGAGAAGAGTGGAAGAATGGGAGTAAAGGAGTGTGGGGAGGTGGGGAGATGGGGTGTAGACGAGGCAGTGCGGTGGACTCCTTTCCCGGCATAAAGGAGCCACTGCGGTGGACTCTTCTCCCGGCATAAAGCACGTGGCGTCATCTGCCGTGCGCTCATAGGCTTCCCGTAGGGTAGGGGTGTGAGGAGTATGAGGGGTGTGAGGGGTGTCATAGAGAATAATTATCAACTAATTCCCAATCCCCAATCCCTGATCCCCTATCCCTAATCAGTTCGCTTTCCCATAGGCTTGCCAAGCTAAATCTATTAGACCATCAACGATCGCAGCTGCAACTAATGCTCCGCCTTTGCGGCTATCGATTGTAATGTTTGGTATCAGAGAATCTTGCAAACGTTCTTTATCTTTATCTGTATTGATAAAACCTGGTGGTGTAGCAATCACCAAAGCAGGCCTAATTTCTTCCGCTTCAATTAAATTAACTAATGTAGACAAAGCAGTTTGTGCTTGACCAATTACAAATAAACCTTCAGGGTAACGTTTAGCTAAAGTTTCAATTCCCCAAGCTGCTTTAGTTTTTTCTTTTTGAGGACGAGTAGGTGTATCCATACTGCAATACACGGCGTTAGCAAAGGTACTTTGAATAGCGTAGTTAACACCTACCTGTACCATCGGCACATCTACAACAATAGTTGTGCGTGAAGCCAAGGCTGCTGCTCCTGCTTGCAAAGCACGTTCAGAAAAACGAATCAAAGATTTGTATTCAAAATCAGCCGTACTATAAATTACCCGCCGAACAATTTCATACTCGGCAGGTGAGAAGACATGCTCGCCAATCTCGCTATCAATTAGCGCTAAACTCTCAGCATCAGTTATGTGCCATTCCATTGCATTTCAGCAGTCAGCTAACAGCTTTCAGCTTAAATGAGTCTTTTGTCATTAGTCCTTTGTCCTT
Above is a genomic segment from Fischerella sp. JS2 containing:
- a CDS encoding phosphate ABC transporter permease, whose protein sequence is MLVPLTRQKFNQLIPLIATGPQYKYYWGKFPDFLQRLLISVVIAAVYVLIRLFAMPGFGPILFVLGVIGAFYWLWGPVFWASMRNAKCRRYKYSGFFRGRVLDWWITDELIGKQETVDNKGDLVIVENREKRINLEVGDETGFTAQLRAPLRVEHKVIARGQKVEMVVMSNRPDLSKIEEITDIYIPSRDLWVSDYPYLRRDYFPEVSRRLRDRPAERPRRRRPPEEQRDRRRVEEWE
- a CDS encoding precorrin-8X methylmutase, with protein sequence MEWHITDAESLALIDSEIGEHVFSPAEYEIVRRVIYSTADFEYKSLIRFSERALQAGAAALASRTTIVVDVPMVQVGVNYAIQSTFANAVYCSMDTPTRPQKEKTKAAWGIETLAKRYPEGLFVIGQAQTALSTLVNLIEAEEIRPALVIATPPGFINTDKDKERLQDSLIPNITIDSRKGGALVAAAIVDGLIDLAWQAYGKAN